The following is a genomic window from Candidatus Methylomirabilota bacterium.
GGGACTTGGTGTCGTCGTGGAGGTGCCGAAGACGATCTATTACGACACGCTTGAGGATGGACCGGTATACGGCCTGACGGTTGGGGTCTTGGAGGGATTGAGTTGGGGGATTGCGCGAACCCTTACCGGGTTGTACGAGGTAGTGACCTTCCCGTTCCCGGTTTTGGAAGGGCATCGTCCGATCTACAAGCCTTCGTATCCGTTCGAAGCCGGAAAGACCGATCTCGCCGACTGAAGGATAAAAACCGATTAGAGGGCTCCTGACCCACCTGATCGAAGTTAGAGACGTTGCCTAAGGAGACTGGTCGTTGACCGGAGGTACCGGCTACTGAGGACGCATTGGAGGTTGCGACTCGTAGCTGCTCTCGGGCTGGACCGGTGGCGCGGGCGACGGGTAGTATACAGATGGGACGCTGTAGCCGGGGTAGTTAGGGTTGTCCGCTGCAGGAGGGCAGTATGGGCCAGAGGCCGGATCTTGTGAGAGGCATGGATCCGACCAATAGTAGGGATAGCCGTAGTAGTTGGAATACGGATCGCCGTAGTAGGGGTAATAAGAAGGTGTACCCCAGTAATAGTAGTAAGGATCATACCACCACCAAACCGGGACAAAGGCGCTTATGCCGAAGTCGAAGAAGAAATGATCATGATGAAAGTGCTGACGGTGTACGGGACCAAGGAATGGATGGCTCCGTCCGCCACTGCCGATCATGCCGCCTCTGGCTCCTTCACCCACCGTACTACCGCTCCGGCTTCCCCCGATTATCCCTCCACCTCCGAAGCCACCAGCGCGGCCTCCGCCGCCTGCCCCTCCCCCGCCACCTCCTCTGCCGCCCGCTTGGGCGAAGACAGCAGGAACCGAAACGAGGAGCAGGAGGACAAGGATATTTGCGATAATTCCCATGACTGCTTTGCTTTGCTTCACGATCGTTCCTCTACAGTCGCCAGATCACTTCGACGTACATAAGGCTTCCATCTGTTTTCTACTGAACTGAACCTCTTCTACTTGAAGTCCGCTTCGAAAAGTTGAAGCTGAAAACTTCGATCCCGTGGGTCGATCTCGATCTGCCGCTCGTATCGCCTGGAGGATGCCGCCCCTACAGCAGTCTCTGCGGTCGGCCTGGCGACAACTCGGTGGCGTCCAGCCACCAAAGCCAGTTGATGCGATTCACCTGGTCGAAGGGTGAGAAGTGGTGGAATCCCGGCAATGGCCGGGTCAATGTCCAGATACACGTCGACGGTCCATTTGGTGGCGTTGACCAGCATCCCCGGCGTTCTTGGCATACCCATAGCTGGTGGCGGCCTCTGCCAGGCAACTGGCGCCGGCCGTGGGCAGAAGCGCCATCCCTCCATTGCCTCGACGGCCTGCTCTTGTTGAACGCCGGCCTCAAAGATACCAAGGGTAATGATGCCGAGGAAGAACCGCGCGGCATACTTCGAGTCGCGAGTCCCAACCGAATCACACGGACGAACCGCAAGGCTGGCACATCCCGAGAGGGTGACCGTCAATGCCACAAGCGCAACGGCGCGTTTCACTGTGACCTCCTGGTTACGATGTTACGGTTTGGCTGCGCAATACACCCTACAGGGATGGCCGGCGCAAGCTACCGGCCTTAATAGCCGTAGTAGCCACAATCGTAGCGGTAGTATCCGAAGACCCAGTTACCATAGCCATCATAGTACCCCGGAACCCAGACCCGCGCGCAAGGGGGATAGGCGCCGTAGTACGGGACCGGTGGCGGATAGTATACGGGGGGCGGATAGGGGTAAGCATACGGAGGGTAGGGCGCCAGGGGAACCGCCAGATTCAGGCCGAAGGAGAAATGGGTCCTCGCCGACGCAGGCTCCGCCACAACGAGCACAAGACCGGTCATAAGCAGGATTCCGATCACCAGTGCAGCCAGACTCCTCTTCGCAACCTTCATCTTGTCCACCTCCTCTCATATTTTAAACTACGTGTAACTGCTTTTATGGTAACATGCGCCATCTAAGTTTTAAAGGATGGCAGACTCGCTACGTGATATGATCACTTTTCGACGAAGTCGCATCATCCAGGTGGTACCTACACTATACGCAACAGTCCCACATAACCTCTCTGATCTATTCGATGCTTCATAGGAGCTTCGCGTTTACTGGTTCCATTTAATGGCGGCATTTGCGGTAAGGGCATATCTGATTGAAGGAGGATCGATGGTCCACGCCTACGTGTTCATCACGACGAGCAAGGCCAGGGAGGAAGAGGTAGCAGATACGATCAGGGAATTGCAATTGGTTAAGTTTACGCATATTGTCACCGGCAACATTGATGTTGTCGCCTTTATCGAGGCGCCGGATCTCAGCGCCCTATGGGATACCGTGAATCATGTTCAGGCGCTGCCGGCGGTGACACGGACCACTACCAGCTTGGTGGTCGAACCGGTGTAAGGGTTCTGGTCTTAGGCGAAGTCGGCCAGCAAAGCAGCCGACGCTGCAGTCGCCGCGGTCACCTGACAAAGAAAATGAAGATTAAGGGTGTCGATGGTATCTGCAGGCAGGTGGTAATATGGGTTACGCAGGAAGGCGGTATCAGTGATCATGACAGCCGGGTAGCCGGCGTCCCAGAATGGCGCATGATCGCTCTGGCGCACGAGCGGAAGATTCTCCCCGTTTCCCTCTACAACGAAAGCCTGTACAGGCAGCGAGGGGGCAACCATGGCCGCCGCCTCTTTGAAGAGGGAAATAAGCCCCTCCGATCGTCGATTTCCTACCACACCGATGAAATCCCCCGTCGCAGGCGCCTGGATCCCCTGGGGTGCAGCCTGGGTCGGGCCGGTATAGCCGATCATCTCCATATCGAAGACGCCGATAATCGACGCGCCAGAGGCCTTCGCCCGTTCCACATAGTACAGGCTGCCCGGGTTTCCATACTCTTCGAGGGCGAAGGCGATAAAGATCAGGTCATGCGTGAATTGATGGCAGGCTAAGGCTCCGGCGACCTCGAGTAGTCCGGCTACCCCACTGGCATTGTCGTCGGCTCCAGGGCTGTTCGGTACGGTGTCGTAGTGGGCGACTATCAACACCTGTTCATCGCCGGACGATCCCGGATGCGAAGCGATCAGGTTCCGGTACCAGCGGCCCTCACACCTAAATCGCTCTTCGGTGAACTGAAGACTACAACCTCTGAAGGCCTCCGCGATGGCGTCGGCAGCGGCTTCCATGCCGGCATATCCGTTAAACGGGTCCCGTGGCCCCACAAGCCGATCGAGGTATCTCCGTATCCCGGGTTCGGAGACCGCTTCGACAATATGGTGGAGTACAGGATCGATGCGCTTCACCCGCGAGGCGCCTTGGCAGGCCGGGCGCCGAAAGGATTATCGGGACGACTGGTTGGAACTCGCGCCCTCCAACGCTTTACTGCTGGCGTAGATCGGGACACCGGCCCGCAGCGCGAGGGCAATGGCGTCACTGGGTCGGCTGTCGACCGTAATCTCTTTGCCATCGGTCTCAAGGTAGAGGGTGGCATAGTAGGTATTGTCCTTAAAATCGCTGATAACGACTCGTTGCAGGCGAGAGTGAAAGGCGGAGAGGAGGGAAACGATCAGATCGTGGGTCAAAGGGCGGGGAGGTGTGATCTGCTGTAGAGGAACAGCAATACTTTGAGCCTCAGCAGGTCCAACGAAGAGTGTAAGCTCGCGCTTCTCCCCTTTGCCGCGAAGGAGTACGACGGTCTGGTCGCCACCTGGAGTGGCGGCCACGCCCAGCACTTCCATTTCGTATACGTCCTTGCGCTCTTCGGCTCGTACGGCAGTCCAGGGGATGAAAAGTACACCGATCAGAAAGGAGGCGAGTGCAATCGTCAGAGGTGGTGCGGAATAGCGGCGCTGTTTATTCATTCAGACAGCGAACGAGACGCCAGCCATTCAGAAGGTTGACGCGGTGCAACTGCTCTGGAGTCAGTTGCGCTTCCTTGAGGACGGGCATGAGCTTCAGGTCGGTCTTAAATCCGAGTCGGGTACACAGCGGGGCCACCAGCTCTTCCAGGGTACCGACAACCGGGTTCTCGCTCTTGAAGTGATTCAAGATTACAATGTGGCCTTTCTTCTTGCACACTCGTTTGATCTCTCGGAGGACCTGAACCGGTTCCGGAACCGCGCTGATCACGTACGTGGCCAGCACATGGTCGAAGTGCGCGTCCGGAAACTCCAGCTTCGACGCGTCCATCTCCTTAATGGTCACGTTATCCATCCCGTATTCATTCACCTTCTCCTCGGCCTTACTTAACATCGGCCGGGAGAGATCGATTCCGACGAGGTGGCAGTCCTGCGGGTAGAGCGGGAGATTCAGTCCAGTTCCGATCCCCACCTCGAGCACCCTCTCGTTCGGCTTGACATCGAGAAGTTGCACCGCTGCGACGCGCCCCGGGTGAAAGATCCTTTCGAACAGGAAGTCGTACATGGGCGATAAGATAGCGTAGGCCCGCGTAATCTGCTTATAGTCTAGGACAACCATTCAACCCTCCGATGACCGTGTTCCAGTTCGCTCATCCGCCAAGAGAATACGCTTCACTAAATGTCGCATTATACTCTACCGAGGCTGCTGCGAAAACAGTTTTTCATCAAAGTCTACCGGCAGCCGGACTGCCCGCCCCTGGATGTCCCGGTATAACAGATACCCGTGCTGCCGGCCGAAGTCGTAGAGCCGCTTGGTCAGGAGGACGTCCTGTTTGCAGTATTCGATGACCCGCTCGATCTCTCCCGCCTTGAACCAGGCCAGGCTCTGCAGTCCATCCGCCGACTTCCGCTCCCCGAGGGTTTCTTGAGCCAGGTGATCCAGCTTCAGCCGAAACCCGAGCCGTCGGTGAATACACTCGAGGATGTCCAGAGTGGGGAGGGCATTCCAGTCGAGGTCGGCGTAGGCGCGCAGTACATCAAAGTCGAAACGCCGGACGTTAAATCCGATAATCAGGCGCGCGTGGACCAGGTCGCTGATGAGGGCGTCAGCCTGCTCCTCGGTGTAGACCCTGAACGTGGCGCAATCAAGGTCGTAGACGACGCCGACTGCCAGGCCCATCCGATGCCGCTGTTCCCATCCGCCGACATCCTCGGCGCTCCGCTGCGTCTCCAGGTCGAAGACGAGAGCATGGGGCATGACAGCAGTAGTCTCCGACGCCTCGTTCGCCTGCGGTTGTGACGGGGTTGAAAACCAATGAGAATGGGACCGTTTGGTATCGGTCCATGGCGTCTCCCCGAGCAGGCCCTGAAGAGTCAGGTGCGCGCCCTGCTTATCGAGCGGTTTGTTGCCCGAGCCGCACTTTGGTGAGTGAACGCAAGAGGGGCAGCCGGATTCGCACTGGCACTCTTCCAGGAGCTGTCGTGTCTTGAGGAACAGCTCCGGCAGGACCTGGAAGCCGCGCTCGGTCAGCCCGATCCCGCCGGGGTAGCCGTCATAGATGAAAATAGCCGCTCGACCGACCTGCGGGTGAATCGGATACGAGATCCCGCCGATATCCGAGCGGTCACAGAGGGCGTAAAGCGGGAAGAGGCCGATCATGGCGTGTTCTACCGCATGAATGCTCCCCATAAAGTGCAACCCTGCCTCCTCAACGCCAGCCTTCAACCCATCAGGTACCTCAAACCAGAGGCCAACGGTCTCAAAAGTCATGGGTGGCAGATTCAATTGGTACGACCCGATCTTGTCCTGGCCGAAGATCCGCCTGCGCTCATAGCCGAGCACCCGCTCGGTGACTTTCAGGCGGCCCAGGTGGTAGGGGATCCCCTGGTGGTCCCTGGATTCCAGGATTTCGAGGATCTCCGTGTCCTTTTCGGCGAGTGGCGCGGTATAGTAATCGACGGTGACCGGTTTGGCGTGGACTTTATGCTGAATCAGGTCCAGGCTCATGCTCTCGTATTGCTGCCCTTGGTGCAGATAAATGGCTCCCGGGTGGCACTCGTGTATGGCTCGAATCCCGTCAATCGTGCCGATGGCCCGACCGGTCTGGTCAAGGATCGCACAGGCCTCTCCCATGGAGCGGATGTTAATCCGCCGCTGGGGGTGGCGCTCGCGGGCGTACCATTCGGTTCCATCCGCCGACAACAGCAACCTGCCCTGATCGTGGAGCGACTGGATGAGATCCTTTGCAGCGGTATAGAACGAGTCATCGAATCGCAACGGCACTTCCGAGGCCGCCGCCACCAGATGCGCCTCCAAGATCTGATGGTTGCCGGGATCGACGATGGCCGCCTCGTAGGGACGACTGAAGAAGTCTTCGGGGTGGCGGAAAAAGTACTGGTCGAGGGCATCGGGAAGCGCGATCAGGATGATCAGGGCCTCCCGGCGGCCGCGGCCCACGCGACCGCCCCGTTGCCAGGTACTGGTGATGCTGCCGGGATAACCGACGAGGAGGCAGGCGTCCAACCCGCCCACGTCAATCCCGAGTTCCAGCGCTGATGTGGTGACGACTCCTGCCAGTTGTTCGCTGAACAGCCCGCGTTCGATGGCTCGGCGTTCGTCGGCCGTAAAACCTGCTCGATAGGCCGCAAGCCTGTTGCCAAGCTTCTGGTCGGCTTGCCTGGCCCACATGGCGATCAGCTCGGCGATCTTTCTGGCCTTGGCGAAGGCGATGGTCTTCAACCCCTTTCGGAGGCAGCGGAGCAGCAGGTCGGTCGCCTCGGTATAGGGGCTGGCGATCGGATTAATCAGAAGGAAACGCTTGCCCTGCTGCGGGGCCCCATCCGCCTCGATCAGGTGAAACGGCAGGCCGGTGAGTTGCTCCGACAGACCGAGCGGATTACTGATCGTCGCCGAACAGGCGATAAACTGCGGCTGCGCTCCGTAGGCGGCTGCCACCCGACGTAAACGCCGCAGAACGTGGGCGATGTGCGAGCCAAAGACCCCGCGATAGGTGTGCAGTTCATCGAGCACCACATAGCGGAGGTTACGCCAGAACTCGCGCCACTGGGCGTGGTGGGGCAGCAGTGAGAGGTGGAGCATATCCGGATTGCTCAGCAGTAGTTGTGGTGGATCGTCCCGAAGCTTCGCTCGCCGAGATGTAGGCGTGTCCCCGTCCAGAATGGCGGCGCGGATATCCTGTCCCCAGGGGAGTAGGGTCTGCAACATCTTCAGTTGATCCTGCTCCAGCGCCTTGATCGGAAATAAGAGCAGGGCTCTGGCCGAACGATCACTCAGCAGGTGTTCGAGGATCGGGAGGAGATAGGTCAAACTCTTGCCGGATGCGGTGGAGGTGACGACTAGCGGATGCTTACCGGCGCGGGCCGCTTCGATAGCAGCACACTGGTGCGTGTAAAGCTGGTCAACACCGATGTGACGAAGCGTATCACGAAGCGGCCCTGGCAGGGGATCGGCGAGATCCGCATAACTAGGCGATTTCGAAGGGATCTGCCTGAGATGGACAGGATGTCCCCGAGTCGCGTACCCGCGGCGCAACTCGTCGACAAACCGATCGACCTCTAGGATGGGTGGAGGCAAGGAGGGTCGCCCAGCCGGATGTGCCTTCACGGGTCGCATCATGCTCGGGCGCTTTGGATCACAACCCGGATACCGTCTGCCAGTGTTTTTGGCCACATATACGCCATTCATTTATCACGACATGGGAACGCGTGTCAAGCCAATAACTATCCCGAGAACAGCGATAGACCTCGCAAACACTCGATTTCTTGCGTCATTGCGAGCACCCGCAGGGTGCGCGGCAATCTCAGTGTAACAATGCGAGATTGCTTCACTTCGTTCGCAATTACAACTTTCTATCGCCGTTCTGAGGCCTATTTAGACGCGACTTTCCCATTGACACCAGCCTCGGGAGAGTATTACCATCTGGCAACTTTGGTGGCGCCCTTTTGCTACTGAAATGGAGCGTAGGACAATGACGGCCAGTTGGGATCTGCAGTTGAACTGGCGGAACGTATGTGACAGCCCTTTGGGGCATGAGCCCTGAAGGGCTGTTCTGTTTTCGGGTTTTCCTCGGAATCTGTGGCAGACTCGGGTTTCATGCGGACTGGCGGAGCCGCCGCGTGACAGCGACCGGCTCCTTTGGGAGGTTTCGATGGGCGAGTACAAACTTATTGATCTCGACCAAATGGAAGCAAGTGTGGTTCGTCGTCGATTGGGGTACAAGGCGGATGACCATGCCCTAACGCTACTACTTACTGCGCTGAGGCTGGAGAAATGCCTCTTGAACGTTCAGACCAGAAGGCCGCGGTGCGAGACAAATGTATATCCGCTCTACTACTATTGGGCACATCACCGCGCCGTAACCCACAAAGAAGTGTATGATCGCGTTTTCGACAGTTTGCCAACAGGCAAAGTTGCAGTACTAGAAGACCAGTTACGCACCCATGTGGCGAGCGTAGTGGATAATGAGATTGACCTCTTGGTAGAGGACATCGATTACTTCGTTTTCATTGAGGCCAAGTTTCCGAAACAAGATCACAATGCGAAATTTGAACCTGGCGTGGTTCACCAGCTTGTTCGGCAGTACGTGCAGGGTAGGATTCTTGAGGCCATTACAAACAAAACCTTCACTCTGGCAACAATCGGTGCCAACAATGGACAACCGATCGATCTCAGACTTAGCGAGCGTGAAAGAGTGCTCTTGCGGTTGGTGAATGAAGAAAGGGAGCAG
Proteins encoded in this region:
- a CDS encoding bifunctional nuclease family protein, whose translation is MEVLGVAATPGGDQTVVLLRGKGEKRELTLFVGPAEAQSIAVPLQQITPPRPLTHDLIVSLLSAFHSRLQRVVISDFKDNTYYATLYLETDGKEITVDSRPSDAIALALRAGVPIYASSKALEGASSNQSSR
- a CDS encoding M20/M25/M40 family metallo-hydrolase; amino-acid sequence: MKRIDPVLHHIVEAVSEPGIRRYLDRLVGPRDPFNGYAGMEAAADAIAEAFRGCSLQFTEERFRCEGRWYRNLIASHPGSSGDEQVLIVAHYDTVPNSPGADDNASGVAGLLEVAGALACHQFTHDLIFIAFALEEYGNPGSLYYVERAKASGASIIGVFDMEMIGYTGPTQAAPQGIQAPATGDFIGVVGNRRSEGLISLFKEAAAMVAPSLPVQAFVVEGNGENLPLVRQSDHAPFWDAGYPAVMITDTAFLRNPYYHLPADTIDTLNLHFLCQVTAATAASAALLADFA
- a CDS encoding Lrp/AsnC ligand binding domain-containing protein, giving the protein MVHAYVFITTSKAREEEVADTIRELQLVKFTHIVTGNIDVVAFIEAPDLSALWDTVNHVQALPAVTRTTTSLVVEPV
- a CDS encoding exosortase system-associated protein, TIGR04073 family produces the protein MKQIWLVALVLAVLVNGSVTVAFAEEEPVAGMMAQKAVRGVANMGLGVVVEVPKTIYYDTLEDGPVYGLTVGVLEGLSWGIARTLTGLYEVVTFPFPVLEGHRPIYKPSYPFEAGKTDLAD
- a CDS encoding DEAD/DEAH box helicase, translating into MKAHPAGRPSLPPPILEVDRFVDELRRGYATRGHPVHLRQIPSKSPSYADLADPLPGPLRDTLRHIGVDQLYTHQCAAIEAARAGKHPLVVTSTASGKSLTYLLPILEHLLSDRSARALLLFPIKALEQDQLKMLQTLLPWGQDIRAAILDGDTPTSRRAKLRDDPPQLLLSNPDMLHLSLLPHHAQWREFWRNLRYVVLDELHTYRGVFGSHIAHVLRRLRRVAAAYGAQPQFIACSATISNPLGLSEQLTGLPFHLIEADGAPQQGKRFLLINPIASPYTEATDLLLRCLRKGLKTIAFAKARKIAELIAMWARQADQKLGNRLAAYRAGFTADERRAIERGLFSEQLAGVVTTSALELGIDVGGLDACLLVGYPGSITSTWQRGGRVGRGRREALIILIALPDALDQYFFRHPEDFFSRPYEAAIVDPGNHQILEAHLVAAASEVPLRFDDSFYTAAKDLIQSLHDQGRLLLSADGTEWYARERHPQRRINIRSMGEACAILDQTGRAIGTIDGIRAIHECHPGAIYLHQGQQYESMSLDLIQHKVHAKPVTVDYYTAPLAEKDTEILEILESRDHQGIPYHLGRLKVTERVLGYERRRIFGQDKIGSYQLNLPPMTFETVGLWFEVPDGLKAGVEEAGLHFMGSIHAVEHAMIGLFPLYALCDRSDIGGISYPIHPQVGRAAIFIYDGYPGGIGLTERGFQVLPELFLKTRQLLEECQCESGCPSCVHSPKCGSGNKPLDKQGAHLTLQGLLGETPWTDTKRSHSHWFSTPSQPQANEASETTAVMPHALVFDLETQRSAEDVGGWEQRHRMGLAVGVVYDLDCATFRVYTEEQADALISDLVHARLIIGFNVRRFDFDVLRAYADLDWNALPTLDILECIHRRLGFRLKLDHLAQETLGERKSADGLQSLAWFKAGEIERVIEYCKQDVLLTKRLYDFGRQHGYLLYRDIQGRAVRLPVDFDEKLFSQQPR
- a CDS encoding methyltransferase domain-containing protein translates to MVVLDYKQITRAYAILSPMYDFLFERIFHPGRVAAVQLLDVKPNERVLEVGIGTGLNLPLYPQDCHLVGIDLSRPMLSKAEEKVNEYGMDNVTIKEMDASKLEFPDAHFDHVLATYVISAVPEPVQVLREIKRVCKKKGHIVILNHFKSENPVVGTLEELVAPLCTRLGFKTDLKLMPVLKEAQLTPEQLHRVNLLNGWRLVRCLNE